The Nitrospira sp. sequence AGAAAGCAGAGGCCAAGGAAGAGAAGCCGGCGGCACGCAGCGATGAAAAGCGGGCGCATCGGTAGCGGCCGGCATGTGGGAGTGCGGACGCGGAGAAACCGATCGCCCCCTCAAGATTGGATACAGCTCGCGGTACGGTTTCTCGCTCGTCGAGACCGTACCGTCGCTCAAGTCGAGCAGTTTCTGGCATCCAAAGGAGCCTCGCCCATTCACATTAGGCAAACGGTCCGCCGGCTGTCCGACCTCAACTATCTCAATGATCAGGTCTATGCCCAACGATGGGTGGACAATCGGTTGGCGTCTCGGCCGATGGGGCAAGAGCGGCTGAAGGCGGAATTGCAAGCCAAAGGAATTGCCGAGACTCTGGCAAATCGAGTGGTGGCCCAGGCGTTCCATGAGCATGATGAAGCGACATTGGCTCATCGAGTGGTGAAGGGGAAGAATCGTCAGGGCCGAAAATTGACGCGGGTCCAGATCGTGCGCCTCTTACGTCAACGGGGCTTCGGCGAGGAGGCGATCGACCATATGATCGGGGGTCTCGTCGATCGAGAGGGATCGGATTCATGACACAGAGTGCACAGGAACTCAGACAGTCGTTCATTCGCTACTTCGAGCAGCAGGGCCACCAGGCGGTGCCCAGCTCGGCTTTGCTTCCCCAGGCCGACCCGACGTTACTGTTCACCAACGCCGGCATGAACCAATTCAAGCGGGTCTTTCTCGGAGAAGACACGCGGCCCTACACGCGGGCCGTGTCCGTACAAAAATGCCTGCGCGCCGGAGGCAAGCACAATGACCTCGAAAACGTCGGCTACACCAGGCGCCACCATACGTTCTTTGAGATGTTGGGCAACTTTTCCTTCGGCGACTATTTCAAGGAAGAGGCGATCCGATTCGGCTGGGAATTTTTGACGCAGACGGTCGGGCTGGCGAAGGACCGGATGTGGGTGACCGTCTTCCGCGAGGACGACGAGGCTGACCGGATCTGGAGGCAGATCGGTGTGTCGCCGTCGCGCATCGTGCGGTGTGACGAAAAAGATAACTTCTGGCAAATGGCGGACACCGGCCCCTGCGGCCCTTGCTCGGAGATCCATTTCGATCAGGGTCCTGCAGTTCCCGGCGATGATGGGCCGAACGGGGCGGGCGATCGCGTGATCGAAATCTGGAACCTCGTCTTCATGCAGTACAACCGGGATGCGTCCGGTACGTTGACTCCTTTGCCGAAGCCGAGCATCGATACCGGAATGGGCCTCGAACGGCTGACGGCGGTCGCGCAGGGCGTCTTCAGCAATTATGACAGTGACCTGTTCACACCGCTGCTGGCGGCAGTCGCCAAGCGGGCCGGCACCGAGTATGGCGTGAAGGAGACGTCGGATCGCTCCATGCGCGTCATCGCAGACCATCTTCGGGCGATCACTTTTCTCATGGCCGACGGCGTATTGCCGTCGAACGAAGGGCGTGGCTATGTGTTGCGGCGCATTCTGCGCCGCGCCGCCCGGCACGGCAGGTTGCTCGGCATCATCGAGCCCTTTCTGCATGAACTCAGCGCAGTCGTCGTCGAGCAAATGACCGGCGCCTATCCGGAAGTGCGCATGGCGGCCGGTACGATCACTGAGGCGACGAGAGGCGAAGAAGAACGGTTTATCGCGACACTCGATCAGGGGTTACCGATCTTGAACGACATGATCGAAAAGACGCGAGCGTCCAGCCGGACGGTCTTGGCGGGTGGGGACGTCTTCAAGCTCTACGACACATATGGATTTCCCATGGACCTGATCACGGAGGCTTGCCGAGAGCAGGGGATGACGGTCGATGAACCAGGCTTCGATGCGGCGATTGAGGAGCAGCGGACCCGTGCGCGCAAGACCGGCGGGTTTGAGCAGGACACGACTCGCCCGGCGGTGGCCGAGTTGACCAAGCGGATCGGGGGTACGCAGTTCGTAGGGTATGACCGGTTGGAGAGCGACAGCGTGCTGCGCGCGATTCTCAAGGGCGAGCAGTTGGTGAAGGAAGCGGCGGAAGGCGACGAAGTCGAAGTCGCGCTGGATGTGACGCCCTTTTATGCCGAAGGCGGGGGACAGGTCGGGGACCGGGGCACGTTGGTGGGGCCGGAAGGGCTGGTGGATATCACAGATACGACGCGAGCGGCGCCGGCACTCATCCTTCATAAGGGGACTGTCCGCAAAGGGCGTATCCGGGAAGGGGAACAATTACGTATGACGGTCAACCCCTCGACGCGCCAGGACGCCGCGCGCAATCACACGGCCACGCATTTGGTCCATGCGGCGCTGCGCGATCTCCTCGGCCCGCATGTGAAGCAATATGGGTCGCTGGTCGGGCCGAACCGGCTCCGGTTCGACTTTGCCCACTTCCGGCCGCTGTCATCCCGCGACATCGACGACATCGAATCGACGGTGAACGGGGAAATCCGCAGGAACGAGGCGGTTCGTACCGAGGTCATGAGCATTCAGGACGCGGTCGAGAAAGGAGCCCTGGCGTTCTTTGGCGATAAGTACGGCGAGCAGGTGCGTGTGGTCAGCGTCGAATCGTTCAGCAAGGAACTTTGCGGTGGTACCCACTGCCGGCAGACGGGCGACATCGGGCTTTTCCGCATCGTGTCGGAGGCAGGCGTGGCTGCCGGCGTGCGCCGGATCGAGGCACAGACCGGCAGCGGCGCGTATGGGCTCATGAAGAAACTCGAGGCCGATGTCAGAGAACTATCGGAATTGTTGAAGGTGGGACAGTCCGAACTGGCCGCCAAGACCCGTAAACTCCTGGTCCAGCTCAAGGACAAGGAACGGGAGCTGGAAGAAGTGAAGCTCAAGATGGCCGGCGGCTCAACGGCGGCATCGAGCGCCAAAATCATCGCCGGGGTGACGGTTCACGCGCAGCGGACGGACGGGCTGGATGTGAACGGCATGCGGGCGTTGGCGGATCAGCTTCGGGACAAGCTGAAAAGCGGCGTCATCGCGCTGGGAGCGGCTTCCGGTGACGGCAAAGTTTCCTTGCTGGTCGTGGTGACGAAGGATTTGACCGGCACACTCAAGGCCGGGGAACTCATCAAAGCGATGGCGGCGGAAGTGGGCGGCACCGGCGGTGGCCGCCCGGAAATGGCTCAAGCTGGCGGGAAGGACCCTGCCAAGCTCGATACGGCGTTGGAAAAAGTTTTTGGTCTAGTCGAAAGCACCCTCCGGCGGTAGAATCATGCCTGGCCGTATTCTCGCACTCGATTACGGGACCAAGCGGATCGGCGTGGCTCTCAGCGACGAGCTGGGATGGACGGCGCAACCGCTCGAAACCTTGGAGCGTCGGACGCTGGACCGTGACATCGCCCACATCCAACACTTGGTGACTCTTCACGATGTCCGGGAAGTGCTGATCGGGCTCCCATTGCGCCTCAACGGCGAAGCAGGACCGGCGGCTCAGGCTGTTCAGGGCTTTGTGATCCGGTTAGGTGAAACGCTTTCAGTCCCGATCGTGACCTGGGACGAGCGCATGACGACGAAAGCAGCGGAAGACTTGCTGATCGCTGCCGATGTCAGTCGAAAAAAGCGTAAGGGGGTCGTGGATCGTGTCGCCGCTGCCATACTCTTACAAGGCTATCTTGAGGCACAGACCCCTTCTTCCGTTCAGAGTGAAACCAACAGCGCTGTTACTGAGACGGGGGAAGAGGGAATAGCGCCGCCTCCCATCGACCAATCATATGAAGTTGCGCCTGATCTTCATCGTAGCCGTCACCATCGTCGCTCTCGCCGGGGCGGCCGCCTATCAGATGATTCGATGGGCTGAAGCTCCGGTCCTTTCCGAATCCGATCATCCTCAAGAGAAAATCGTGGTGATCGCCGAAGGGACTCCGTTCAACCAAGTCGCGACGTTGCTTGAACGGGAGCGGTTGATCAGGAGCCGCTTGGCATTTCTGCTATTGGGAAAGATTCAGGAAGCCGACCGCAAGATTCACCCCGGAGAATACGAGCTCAATGCCGCCATGCGTCCGGCCGAGATCCTTTCCAAGTTCCTTGCCGGTCGAGTGGTGCTGCATGCCGTCACGATCCCCGAAGGGTATACGATCATTCAAATCGCCGATGTCCTGGATGAACAGCGTATTACGAATAGGGCGGAGTTCGTCAAGTTGGCATCCGACAAGTCCTTCATTGAGACCCTGGGAATTTCTGCGAATACCGTGGAGGGGTATCTGTATCCGGACACGTATCGCTTTGCCAGATCGACGGCGGCGAAAGATGTCATCAGAGCGATGATGGATCGACTCGGGCGTGTGATGACTCAGGAGTGGCAGGCACGGGCCAAAGATATCAACATGACGCTGCATGAAGTATTGACGCTGGCCTCAGTCATCGAAAAAGAAACCGGTTCCGGAGATGAGCGGCCTCAGATCTCCTCCGTGTTTCATAATCGACTGAAGAAACGCATTCCCCTGCAGAGCGATCCGACCGTCATCTATGGGTTGGAGAATTTCGACGGAAACCTTCATAAGAGGGATCTCTCCCATCCCAGCCCCTACAATACTTACCGTTGGACCGGTTTGCCGCCTGGTCCCATTGCGAGCCCGGGGGCACAATCGATCCGCGCCGCGTTGTATCCGACGCCCTCCGCCTACCTGTATTTTGTCTCCAAGAACGATGGGACACACCAGTTTTCCGCTACGCTCGTGGAGCATAATAAGGCGGTGGAGCGGTACCAGAAACGGCCTTTTCGGCGAGGAACTCATTCCCAAACGTTTGTGGTTCCATGCGATACGAACGTTATTCCCAAGAAAGGGGTAGCCTAGAAGATGTCAGCCTGGAATCTTCCGGACCTCATCGATCACACCGTGTTGCGGCCGGATGCCTCGAAGTCCGACATTATCCGGCTCTGTCAGGAAGCAAAGGACAACGGCTTCACGGTCATTTTTGTTCCTCCATGCTACATCGATGAGGCGGTTGCGGCCGTGGCCGGCACGAAGATTCGTGTCGGGATTCCGATCGGCTTTCCTTTAGGCGGACACAGCACGCACACCAAAGTCGCCGAGGCGATTGAGGCAGTGTCGCGCGGCGCCAAGGTGTTGGACATGGTCCTGAACGTGAGTCGCCTGAAGTCGGGCGATCATGCCTCTGTGCGGAAGGATATCGCTGAGGTTGTGAAGTCGACGCCCGAGGTTGAGCACAAAGTCATACTCGAGACCTGTTATCTGACACAGCAGGAGAAGCGGACCGCCTGTCATTTGGTCGTGGAAGCCGGGGCGGATTATGTCAAAACCTCGACGGGCTTCGGTGCTGCGGGTGCAACGATCGAAGATGTTCGGTTGCTGAAGGAAACCGTCGCGGGGCGGGCCAAGGTCAAAGCTTCCGGCGGTATTCGGGATTGGAAAACGACCCTCGCGATGCTGGAAGCCGGAGCCGATCGGATCGGCACCAGCGCCAGTCTCTCCATCATCCACGAGTGGCGCGCGGAGTCCTCTAGATAGGCATGCAAGAGAATCATCGCGGATGACCTCCCGGCAACGTCTGTAAGTATCCTTCTTTCCCATCCCACAGCCGTGTTCACCGTGTTCTCTTCGTGATCTGCCCACAGGATGTCCTGGCCATCACGGGTTGCGTAGAAGAACCTATGCCGCATCGATCCTATTTGATATAGTGCGCCAATGATCAATCGGGTCATTCTGCTCGTCATTGATGGGTTCGGCGTCGGAGCATTGCCGGATGCGGGGGCCTATGGCGATGATCAGGCCAATACCATCGGCCATTTGGCCGATGCGGTCGGTGGACTGAGTCTTCCCAATTTGGAGTCGCTTGGCCTTGGGCATCTTG is a genomic window containing:
- a CDS encoding regulatory protein RecX, whose amino-acid sequence is MKSGRIGSGRHVGVRTRRNRSPPQDWIQLAVRFLARRDRTVAQVEQFLASKGASPIHIRQTVRRLSDLNYLNDQVYAQRWVDNRLASRPMGQERLKAELQAKGIAETLANRVVAQAFHEHDEATLAHRVVKGKNRQGRKLTRVQIVRLLRQRGFGEEAIDHMIGGLVDREGSDS
- the ruvX gene encoding Holliday junction resolvase RuvX, which encodes MPGRILALDYGTKRIGVALSDELGWTAQPLETLERRTLDRDIAHIQHLVTLHDVREVLIGLPLRLNGEAGPAAQAVQGFVIRLGETLSVPIVTWDERMTTKAAEDLLIAADVSRKKRKGVVDRVAAAILLQGYLEAQTPSSVQSETNSAVTETGEEGIAPPPIDQSYEVAPDLHRSRHHRRSRRGGRLSDDSMG
- the deoC gene encoding deoxyribose-phosphate aldolase; translation: MSAWNLPDLIDHTVLRPDASKSDIIRLCQEAKDNGFTVIFVPPCYIDEAVAAVAGTKIRVGIPIGFPLGGHSTHTKVAEAIEAVSRGAKVLDMVLNVSRLKSGDHASVRKDIAEVVKSTPEVEHKVILETCYLTQQEKRTACHLVVEAGADYVKTSTGFGAAGATIEDVRLLKETVAGRAKVKASGGIRDWKTTLAMLEAGADRIGTSASLSIIHEWRAESSR
- the alaS gene encoding alanine--tRNA ligase, translated to MTQSAQELRQSFIRYFEQQGHQAVPSSALLPQADPTLLFTNAGMNQFKRVFLGEDTRPYTRAVSVQKCLRAGGKHNDLENVGYTRRHHTFFEMLGNFSFGDYFKEEAIRFGWEFLTQTVGLAKDRMWVTVFREDDEADRIWRQIGVSPSRIVRCDEKDNFWQMADTGPCGPCSEIHFDQGPAVPGDDGPNGAGDRVIEIWNLVFMQYNRDASGTLTPLPKPSIDTGMGLERLTAVAQGVFSNYDSDLFTPLLAAVAKRAGTEYGVKETSDRSMRVIADHLRAITFLMADGVLPSNEGRGYVLRRILRRAARHGRLLGIIEPFLHELSAVVVEQMTGAYPEVRMAAGTITEATRGEEERFIATLDQGLPILNDMIEKTRASSRTVLAGGDVFKLYDTYGFPMDLITEACREQGMTVDEPGFDAAIEEQRTRARKTGGFEQDTTRPAVAELTKRIGGTQFVGYDRLESDSVLRAILKGEQLVKEAAEGDEVEVALDVTPFYAEGGGQVGDRGTLVGPEGLVDITDTTRAAPALILHKGTVRKGRIREGEQLRMTVNPSTRQDAARNHTATHLVHAALRDLLGPHVKQYGSLVGPNRLRFDFAHFRPLSSRDIDDIESTVNGEIRRNEAVRTEVMSIQDAVEKGALAFFGDKYGEQVRVVSVESFSKELCGGTHCRQTGDIGLFRIVSEAGVAAGVRRIEAQTGSGAYGLMKKLEADVRELSELLKVGQSELAAKTRKLLVQLKDKERELEEVKLKMAGGSTAASSAKIIAGVTVHAQRTDGLDVNGMRALADQLRDKLKSGVIALGAASGDGKVSLLVVVTKDLTGTLKAGELIKAMAAEVGGTGGGRPEMAQAGGKDPAKLDTALEKVFGLVESTLRR
- the mltG gene encoding endolytic transglycosylase MltG — translated: MKLRLIFIVAVTIVALAGAAAYQMIRWAEAPVLSESDHPQEKIVVIAEGTPFNQVATLLERERLIRSRLAFLLLGKIQEADRKIHPGEYELNAAMRPAEILSKFLAGRVVLHAVTIPEGYTIIQIADVLDEQRITNRAEFVKLASDKSFIETLGISANTVEGYLYPDTYRFARSTAAKDVIRAMMDRLGRVMTQEWQARAKDINMTLHEVLTLASVIEKETGSGDERPQISSVFHNRLKKRIPLQSDPTVIYGLENFDGNLHKRDLSHPSPYNTYRWTGLPPGPIASPGAQSIRAALYPTPSAYLYFVSKNDGTHQFSATLVEHNKAVERYQKRPFRRGTHSQTFVVPCDTNVIPKKGVA